One region of Candidatus Omnitrophota bacterium genomic DNA includes:
- the hflK gene encoding FtsH protease activity modulator HflK: MDWQNVPNPDEIIGMGRKRLVDFWKFLRWFIVIFIILIGIKGVVYSIGPDEVGVIQRFGKYIGLSSPGLHVKLPFEIDKVTPVKVKKVFKEEFGFRTVKPGTRTDYRSGGNKDQSLMLTGDLNILDVRWIIQFKIKDPVKLIFATRNPMDNIDDISEVVMRRFVGDYTVDEVLTTKREEIDDLAQQEIQKILDNYNVGVQIVTVKLLDVNPPEKVKPAFNEVNEAKQEKEKMINQAWEAYNKVIPKARGQAEKTIREAEGYATDKTNRAKGESERFLITLKEYNNAPEITRKRLYLETLTEVLPKAREKYIIDPEQRSILPMLDMKNKEGQR, translated from the coding sequence TTTTGCGATGGTTCATCGTGATATTCATCATTCTTATCGGCATAAAAGGGGTTGTTTACTCTATCGGCCCGGATGAGGTAGGCGTGATCCAGAGATTCGGCAAGTATATCGGCTTAAGCTCGCCCGGACTGCATGTAAAATTGCCTTTCGAGATAGACAAGGTGACCCCGGTTAAGGTGAAGAAGGTCTTTAAAGAGGAGTTCGGCTTTAGGACCGTAAAACCGGGAACAAGGACCGACTATAGAAGCGGAGGCAACAAAGACCAGTCCCTGATGCTTACCGGGGATTTGAATATCCTGGACGTGCGCTGGATAATCCAATTCAAGATAAAAGACCCCGTTAAGCTGATCTTTGCCACCCGCAACCCTATGGATAACATCGACGATATTTCCGAAGTGGTGATGCGGCGTTTTGTCGGCGATTATACGGTCGACGAAGTGCTTACCACAAAGCGTGAGGAGATAGACGATCTCGCGCAGCAGGAGATCCAGAAGATCCTGGATAATTACAACGTGGGGGTCCAGATAGTCACGGTAAAACTGCTGGATGTTAATCCTCCCGAGAAGGTAAAACCGGCTTTCAACGAGGTAAACGAGGCAAAACAGGAAAAGGAAAAGATGATCAACCAGGCGTGGGAGGCCTACAACAAGGTCATCCCCAAGGCCAGGGGCCAGGCGGAGAAGACCATCCGCGAAGCGGAAGGTTACGCTACGGATAAGACAAACAGGGCAAAGGGCGAATCGGAACGGTTCCTGATAACATTAAAGGAATATAACAATGCCCCGGAGATAACCAGGAAGAGGCTATACTTAGAGACCTTAACGGAAGTCCTCCCTAAGGCAAGAGAAAAATATATAATTGATCCAGAGCAGAGGTCGATTCTTCCTATGCTCGACATGAAAAACAAGGAGGGCCAACGATAA
- the hflC gene encoding protease modulator HflC → MKKLSSIIALSVGVLVLVIAAFATGAVYIVDEVHQVVITQFGKPIGNPITSSGLHLKRPFIQTAHYFDKRLLDWDGDPNQIPTRDKKYIWVDTTARWRIVDSLKFLQSVGNEIGAQGRLDDIINSATRDVVTSHLLVEAVRDSNRILETKIEGEDLIVTDEALERISVGRELLEKAILDKAKVLAPQYGIEIDDVRIKRINYVEDVRNKVYDRMIAERKRAAEKYRSEGQGKSAEIEGQVAKELKEISSEAYRKAQLVIGKADAEAVSIYGKAYSQDPGFYSFLKTLETYKETIDGNSTVILTTDSDYYKYLKTLDEK, encoded by the coding sequence ATGAAGAAACTGAGTTCCATTATCGCTTTATCTGTAGGAGTATTGGTCCTGGTGATCGCCGCTTTTGCCACCGGGGCTGTATATATTGTCGATGAAGTGCACCAGGTGGTGATCACGCAATTCGGCAAACCCATAGGAAACCCGATCACCTCCTCGGGGCTGCATCTTAAGAGGCCTTTTATCCAGACTGCCCATTATTTTGACAAGAGGCTGCTTGATTGGGACGGGGACCCGAACCAGATCCCGACCAGAGATAAGAAGTATATCTGGGTGGATACGACCGCGCGATGGAGGATCGTGGATTCCCTGAAATTCCTGCAGTCGGTGGGTAATGAGATCGGCGCCCAGGGCAGGTTGGACGATATCATCAATTCTGCGACCAGGGACGTGGTTACCAGCCATCTTTTGGTCGAGGCCGTAAGGGATTCAAACCGCATCCTGGAGACAAAGATCGAAGGAGAAGACCTGATAGTCACGGATGAGGCGCTGGAAAGGATAAGTGTCGGCAGGGAACTGCTGGAGAAGGCTATCCTGGACAAGGCGAAGGTCCTCGCCCCGCAGTACGGCATAGAGATAGACGATGTGCGCATTAAACGCATAAACTATGTCGAGGACGTGCGCAATAAGGTCTATGACCGCATGATCGCCGAGAGAAAACGCGCCGCCGAGAAATACCGCTCCGAAGGCCAGGGAAAATCCGCGGAGATCGAAGGGCAGGTGGCCAAAGAGTTAAAGGAGATCTCTTCGGAGGCATACAGGAAAGCCCAGCTTGTAATAGGTAAAGCCGATGCCGAAGCCGTCAGCATCTACGGCAAGGCCTACAGCCAGGATCCCGGTTTTTATTCATTTCTGAAGACGCTCGAGACGTATAAGGAGACCATCGACGGGAATTCAACGGTGATCCTGACCACCGACAGCGATTATTATAAGTACCTTAAAACCCTTGACGAGAAGTAA
- a CDS encoding carbohydrate binding domain-containing protein, protein MKKSTIIIIAILLTFPAAASANLLVNPGFETGNFSGWAPYAFGSENVSSANPYTGQYEARITNYGWITQTVNLTPNATYKLSSYLYMPQDGGDASISITFYNSTGTTSFQQERSWQRIPGDQQYDKIETDWLVAPSYTAYAKVRCSVASAGSYIDFDDVSLDVVPEPSSLVLLFTGLTGLFGLLTRPKGV, encoded by the coding sequence ATGAAAAAATCAACTATTATAATAATCGCGATCCTGCTAACGTTCCCTGCGGCGGCAAGCGCCAATCTGCTGGTCAACCCGGGATTTGAGACGGGTAATTTCAGCGGATGGGCTCCTTACGCTTTCGGCTCTGAGAATGTATCAAGCGCAAACCCTTACACGGGCCAGTATGAGGCAAGAATAACTAACTACGGATGGATAACCCAAACCGTCAATTTAACGCCGAATGCCACCTACAAGCTGTCTTCATACCTGTATATGCCGCAAGACGGCGGTGACGCGTCGATCTCCATAACTTTTTATAACTCTACCGGCACGACTTCCTTCCAGCAGGAGCGTTCCTGGCAGCGGATCCCGGGAGACCAGCAATACGATAAGATAGAAACGGACTGGCTGGTTGCCCCCAGTTATACCGCTTATGCCAAAGTGCGCTGCTCAGTCGCTTCAGCCGGCAGCTATATTGACTTCGATGACGTCAGCTTGGATGTTGTGCCGGAACCGAGCTCGCTGGTTCTTCTGTTTACCGGCCTTACAGGATTATTCGGTTTACTGACCCGCCCCAAAGGTGTATGA
- a CDS encoding pyrimidine dimer DNA glycosylase/endonuclease V yields the protein MRIWDIAPRKLCRNHLLGEHRELHAIWSVLTRKKKGYSRHPETLRWKGRLKALYSRHNKLIAEFKRRGYRHYSPLDSRLAIGKGRQTQFVNSVSEQAQILGRKHCGCKI from the coding sequence ATGAGGATCTGGGATATAGCGCCAAGAAAATTATGCCGCAACCATCTCCTGGGCGAGCACAGGGAACTTCACGCCATCTGGTCTGTCCTGACACGCAAAAAGAAAGGGTATTCCCGTCATCCGGAGACCTTAAGGTGGAAGGGCAGGTTAAAGGCGCTGTATTCAAGGCACAATAAGCTCATAGCGGAGTTTAAAAGGCGGGGTTACAGGCATTACAGCCCTCTTGATTCGAGGCTGGCAATAGGGAAGGGGAGGCAAACGCAATTCGTCAATTCGGTCAGTGAACAGGCTCAAATTTTAGGAAGGAAACACTGCGGCTGTAAGATATAA
- a CDS encoding HEAT repeat domain-containing protein gives MKKVNGFLVFITIILLIFPSKVSFSVTEEQIKTYAPKCIEVLKSETTSAEEKKEAATKLRYYVDKSITKQLIELLKAKDPMSRYTAVRYLDLTKDPLAIPALVDTLKDKDDGVRRLAASALQGYSGKEENAPAFNSKMILRITQSLHDQDAKVRRSVLLILASLKDQSAVPSAVKALGDPEPEVRKEAVNILIKLDVYKAAPYLMRVLKDKNEDVQRAAICGLICSKNTSIVPNLIDLTKDQDANIRRQAIFCLQFLNDKRAIPVFIKSLDDQDKEVRRRAVYALGAKGFEGTEVIDGLIKALGDESDEVREAAAFGLGHKEGAKKAIPVLMDAYKKGSNRSRISSSSTLIKLCDKTDIPFFVGLLKSDNPHLKSQTCYILENIGDKSAIAPLLEVYKKDADENVKLSAFHALITIDDFPEMRPICLEALKMSKPQFKCYALYGLMKLKDESVYDDVIKYSKDENREVRKAAIVFIGSSTNKNALKDIEPFLEDADLDVREETVVLIVKKLGKESIPILERHVDRTSDSSDPVKVTLNALKAGKEPDAAIIEMFYTFHE, from the coding sequence ATGAAAAAAGTTAATGGTTTTTTAGTATTTATTACGATTATATTGTTAATTTTCCCTTCTAAAGTATCATTTTCTGTTACTGAGGAACAAATAAAAACTTATGCTCCGAAATGCATAGAAGTGTTGAAAAGCGAAACAACTTCTGCTGAAGAAAAAAAGGAAGCAGCCACAAAACTTCGGTACTATGTAGATAAATCTATAACGAAGCAACTAATAGAGCTTTTGAAAGCCAAGGATCCCATGTCAAGATATACAGCAGTACGATATTTGGACCTCACAAAGGATCCTTTAGCTATACCCGCATTAGTGGATACATTAAAGGATAAAGACGATGGAGTTAGGCGACTTGCAGCATCGGCATTACAAGGTTACTCGGGCAAAGAAGAAAATGCCCCGGCGTTTAATTCAAAGATGATTTTACGAATAACTCAATCATTACATGATCAAGATGCCAAGGTGAGAAGGTCGGTCCTATTGATATTAGCGTCTCTGAAAGATCAGTCGGCGGTTCCGTCTGCTGTAAAGGCTTTGGGTGACCCGGAACCTGAGGTAAGAAAGGAAGCTGTTAATATATTGATAAAGTTAGATGTCTACAAGGCAGCTCCCTATCTTATGAGGGTTCTGAAAGATAAAAATGAGGATGTGCAACGAGCCGCTATATGCGGTTTAATATGTTCCAAGAACACTTCTATTGTACCCAATCTCATAGACTTAACAAAGGATCAAGATGCTAACATAAGAAGACAGGCTATATTTTGCTTACAATTTCTGAATGATAAAAGAGCTATACCTGTTTTTATTAAATCTTTGGACGATCAAGATAAAGAAGTGAGGCGACGGGCGGTGTATGCTTTAGGCGCAAAGGGATTTGAAGGAACAGAGGTGATCGATGGTTTAATCAAAGCATTGGGCGATGAATCTGATGAGGTCCGTGAAGCAGCCGCTTTTGGTTTAGGGCATAAAGAGGGAGCTAAAAAAGCCATCCCCGTACTTATGGATGCTTACAAAAAAGGATCTAACAGATCAAGGATATCAAGCAGTAGCACACTTATTAAGCTATGTGACAAAACTGATATTCCCTTTTTTGTCGGGCTTCTCAAAAGCGACAATCCTCATCTTAAATCTCAGACATGTTACATATTGGAAAATATCGGCGATAAATCAGCAATTGCTCCTTTGCTCGAGGTTTATAAAAAAGATGCCGATGAAAATGTTAAATTAAGCGCTTTTCACGCTCTCATAACAATTGATGATTTTCCAGAAATGCGTCCTATCTGTTTAGAGGCATTAAAAATGTCTAAGCCTCAGTTTAAATGTTATGCATTATATGGGCTAATGAAATTGAAAGACGAGTCTGTATATGATGATGTTATTAAGTATTCAAAAGATGAAAATAGAGAAGTTCGTAAAGCAGCCATTGTATTTATTGGCTCGTCAACAAATAAAAATGCGTTGAAAGATATTGAACCCTTCTTGGAAGATGCGGATTTGGATGTTAGGGAAGAAACTGTTGTTTTAATTGTAAAGAAATTGGGCAAAGAATCGATCCCTATATTGGAGCGCCATGTGGATCGAACAAGCGATTCCTCTGACCCTGTAAAGGTCACCCTGAATGCTTTGAAAGCTGGGAAAGAGCCCGACGCTGCGATAATAGAAATGTTTTATACTTTTCATGAATAA
- a CDS encoding CPBP family intramembrane metalloprotease, with protein MTFAIGWLRLKSGSVWPAILMHASHNFYIQWLFDPLTTETGPMSNYMIGESGIVLTVIFIGLALVFWSQRGRLPNFENRTGVVQ; from the coding sequence ATGACCTTCGCTATCGGATGGCTAAGGCTGAAATCAGGCAGTGTCTGGCCGGCGATCCTGATGCACGCAAGCCATAACTTTTACATCCAGTGGTTATTCGACCCGCTTACGACCGAAACAGGCCCGATGTCCAACTATATGATCGGCGAATCCGGTATCGTTTTAACAGTGATTTTTATCGGGCTGGCGTTGGTTTTTTGGAGTCAAAGAGGGCGGCTTCCGAACTTCGAAAATAGAACCGGAGTTGTGCAATAA